In Nicotiana tabacum cultivar K326 chromosome 17, ASM71507v2, whole genome shotgun sequence, one DNA window encodes the following:
- the LOC107804927 gene encoding omega-3 fatty acid desaturase, endoplasmic reticulum-like, with product MGSLGLNYEKGNEEMELEFDPSAPPPFKLSEIRAAIPKHCWVKNPWKSLSYVFRDFTIVAALVAIAIFSDSWKFWPLYWVAQGTMFWAIFVLGHDCGHGSFSDSAFLNSVVGHILHSSILVPYHGWRISHRTHHQNHGNVEADESWVPMPEKLYKELDFATKFFRFKIPFPLLAYPMYLISRSPGKKGSHFNPYSDLFQHHERKYVITSTLCWTVMVAFLYYLYTVIGSFQLFKLYGIPYMIFVMWLDFVTYLHHHGHEQKLPWYRGEEWSYLRGGLTTIDRDYGLFNNIQHDIGTHVIHHLFPQIPHYHLAEATKAAKPILGKYYREPKKSGIIPFHLIGNLVTSMKQDHFVSDNGEIVYYQTDPQLLKLFGKKAE from the exons ATGGGGTCTCTTGGATTGAATTATGAAAAGGGAAATGAAGAAATGGAATTGGAATTTGATCCAAGTGCACCACCTCCATTTAAGTTATCTGAAATTCGAGCTGCTATTCCTAAGCATTGTTGGGTTAAAAATCCATGGAAATCACTAAGTTACGTTTTTAGAGATTTTACTATTGTTGCTGCATTGGTTGCCATAGCCATTTTTTCGGATAGTTGGAAATTTTGGCCACTTTATTGGGTTGCTCAGGGTACTATGTTTTGGGCAATCTTTGTTCTTGGACATGATTG TGGACATGGAAGCTTTTCAGATAGTGCATTTCTTAATAGTGTGGTTGGACACATTCTTCATTCTTCTATCCTTGTACCCTATCATGGATG GAGAATCAGCCATAGAACTCACCATCAAAACCATGGAAATGTTGAAGCTGATGAATCTTGGGTGCCG ATGCCAGAAAAGCTATATAAAGAACTGGATTTTGCTACCAAATTTTTTAGATTCAAGATTCCTTTTCCCTTGTTAGCATACCCTATGTACTTG ATAAGCAGAAGTCCAGGGAAAAAAGGTTCTCATTTTAATCCATATAGTGATTTGTTTCAACATCACGAGAGAAAATATGTCATAACATCAACATTATGCTGGACTGTTATGGTGGCTTTCCTCTACTATCTTTATACTGTTATCGGCTCTTTTCAACTGTTTAAGCTTTATGGAATTCCTTATATG ATTTTTGTGATGTGGTTGGATTTTGTCACATATTTACACCACCATGGCCATGAGCAGAAGTTACCTTGGTACCGTGGCGAG gaatgGAGTTATCTAAGAGGAGGATTAACAACAATTGATAGAGATTATGGCTTGTTTAATAACATTCAACATGATATTGGCACCCATGTTATTCACCATCTTTTTCCTCAGATACCACATTATCACCTCGCCGAAGCG ACTAAAGCGGCAAAGCCGATACTTGGGAAGTATTATAGGGAGCCAAAAAAATCAGGAATAATTCCATTTCATTTGATTGGAAATTTAGTGACAAGTATGAAGCAGGACCATTTTGTTAGTGACAATGGAGAAATTGTTTACTATCAGACTGATCCACAACTGCTCAAATTATTTGGGAAAAAGGCTGAGTAA